The following proteins come from a genomic window of Nostoc sp. ATCC 53789:
- the rpsT gene encoding 30S ribosomal protein S20 codes for MANTKSALKRAQIAERNRLRNKAYKSAVKTLMKKYSNAVAVYAANPTPELQEEAQARLSEAYGKIDKAVKRGVLHPNNGARKKSRLAHKLKPITQTTVAE; via the coding sequence GTGGCGAATACAAAGTCTGCTCTCAAGCGTGCCCAAATCGCAGAACGTAACCGACTGCGTAACAAAGCTTACAAATCAGCAGTCAAGACGCTGATGAAGAAATACTCTAATGCTGTAGCTGTCTATGCAGCTAATCCTACCCCAGAATTACAAGAAGAAGCACAGGCTCGGTTATCCGAAGCTTACGGCAAAATCGATAAAGCAGTCAAACGGGGTGTCCTTCACCCCAACAATGGGGCAAGGAAAAAGTCAAGATTGGCTCATAAACTAAAGCCCATCACTCAAACAACAGTAGCTGAATAG